DNA sequence from the uncultured Ilyobacter sp. genome:
GAATCTGGAGCATATCCACAAACTTAGCCGCCTCAGCTGCCTGCCAAGGTTCATGAATATCTGTAATCACAGGTACTCCTACATCTTCTCTTACCTTTTTTAAAATATTTAGTCCCTTCTCCATCCCTATTCCCCTTGCAGAGAATACAGATGATCTGTTGGCCTTGTCATAAGACGACTTAAAGATATAGTCAACTCCTAATCTATCGCAGATCTCTTTTATCTTTTTTGCGACTCTCAAACTCATCTCTTCGCTTTCTATTGCACAGGGACCTGCAATAAGGGTAAACCTCCTTTTCCCACCTATATCAAATTTTTCTGCTATTTTTACCTTTTTAACTTCACTTACCATTGACATTTCCCATCTCCATTTCATTTTTTATTTTAATCCACCGGGAGTTAAATCTTAACCTACGTTGTTACTTTATTTCAAATTAAAGTATTGAATTTATAAGGATTCGTTACTTTTCTCTTGAAAGAAAAGTAACCAAAATTTCAAGCCTGTGAAAAATCAGCTAAATAACCTTGAAAATCCAATAGTAATGATGATACTCAGAAAACAAGTTTCTGAGAACCAAAAAATATACTCGCACAACTCGTTATTTTCTGGCTACTCGCTACGCTCAGACAGTCGATTTTTTCTAAGGATTTCGCTGCGGTTATTCTTAACGCTAATTTTGTCAATGGCAAAAGAAAAGAGATAGAAAACCTTTCGCAAAAGAGAGTATTTATAGTTTAGGTTTTAACTCTGTGGAACTCTCTCTTTTTTACTCTGTATCCTCTGTGGCCAAAAGGTTTTATCTTTATTCGTGTTAATTTTTTTGTCTTTTATCGGTTTTCATTCGTGACAAAATCTTTTGACTATGATCTTTAAATAAATTCAGTAATTTATAAGATTTTTTAAAGCAACAAGTCTATATTAAATCTTAACCTTATTTTTAATATATTTTAAAGCTATCTCTTTGTCGTCAAAATGTATTTTTTCTTTTCCTATTATCTGATAATCCTCATGCCCTTTTCCAGCTATTAGCACAATATCATCTTTTCTGGCCATTCCCACTGCTTTTTCTATGGCCTTTTCTCTGTCTATTTCCAAAAAGCTGTGTTTAAAACTGCTAAGACCTTCTGAAACTTCCTTTAATATCTTGTTTGGATCTTCTGTTCTCGGATTGTCTGAAGTTACTATTATTATATCACTCAGTTTTTCTGCAGTCTCTGCCATGGGTTTTCTTTTACTAGGATCTCTGTCTCCTCCGCAACCAAATACAGTTATAATTTTTTTAATTTTAATCTCATTTAGAGCAACCAATATATTTTCAAGGGCATCAGCAGTATGAGCGTAGTCTACCACCACCATGAAATCCTGACCCATCTCTATACACTCAAATCTTCCCGGTGCACTTTCTAGTTTTTCAAGTTTATCTGTTATTTCTTCTAGAGGTAATCCCAGCCTTATAGCAACCCCAACAGCTGTGAGCAGATTGTATACATTAAATTTACCCTGAAGTTTTATACTTATCTCTTTTTGAAAATTATCAAAGGACAATTTTATTTTCTGAGTTTTTAGAGTGTGACTCATCATACTTGCCCTTAGATCCCCCGACTCTATCCCACAGGATATTCCGCCGAACTCATAGAATAATTTTTTCCCATATGAATCATCAGTGTTAAAAACTGTATTTTCCGACCTTTTGGTTTTAGAAAAAAGTTTTCTCTTGGCACTGAAATAATCTTCCATGTCTCTATGATAGTCTAGATGCTCAGGGGTAAGGTTTGTAAAGGCTGCAACATCAAAGTCTATCATTTCAACTCTCCCCATTTCAAGTGCATGGGAGCTAACCTCCATTATGAGATACTTTATCCCTCTATCAACTGATTTCCTGCATATTTTTATGAGGTCAAGTGATTCTGGAGTAGTATTAGGGGCAGGTATTATCTCATTTCCTACCTTATACTCCACAGTACCTATTCTCGAGACTTTGTCTTCTCCCAAGATCTGCTCCAATAAATAAGTTGTAGTTGTTTTCCCGTTGGTACCTGTTATGCCAACTATCTCAAGCTGTTTTTGAGGCCACTTATAAAAATTTGACGCTATTACACCAAGCTTCTGCCTCAAATCTTTTACAACTATATATGTTATATCATGATTTAATTCTACCTCTTTAGATCCTATTACAGCAGAGGCTCCCTTTTCTACGGCCATATCTATAAATTTATGTCCATCAAAGGCCGCTCCCTCGAGAGCCACGAATATATCTCCCTTTTTTATTTTTCTAGAATCATATTCCATCCCAGAAAAAGGCCCAGTCTCAAATTTTTTAAGAATTTTATAATCTATTCCATCTAATATTTCAACCATTTATCGATCACTCTCTTTATTAAATTCTTTTATATTTCTTTCCTCTTATGTTATCACAAGCAGACTTTTTTTTCATCTGTCATTTTAAAAACTCATTTAAATATCTCAAAGTTTTCTTCTGAAATAAGACTTTCCCTTAAATAAAGAATTCAATTTTTTCATTTTTCCAGGAGCAAAGCCGCCGCCCCTTTTATCCCTGCGTCATTTCCTAGCTCCCCGGTTTTTATTATGACATTCTTGACGGCTTCAGAATAAGCATACTTAGGTAATTTCTCCCTAACCTTGTCCAAAAGGAAATCTCCCGCCATGGCCACTCCCCCACCTAGAACAACCATCTCTGGATTTATTATACTTATTATATTACCTAGACCCATGGCCAGATGCTCGGCCTCATACTCCACAAGATCTATAGAAAAGCTATCTCCTTCTAGAGCAGCATCAAAAATATGCTTTGCCTCTAAGACCTCTAAGTCACCCCCTATACTCTTGTAGAGAAGGTTATTTTTATTTATATAAAGTCTAGAGAGTGCTTCTCTCACAAGTCCTGTTGCAGATGCATAGGCTTCAAAACATCCTTTTTGACCGCAGCCACATAGCTTTCCGTCCTTCACAAGTTTCATATGCCCAACTTCACCACCAGAGCCTGTGGCACCAGAAAGAACCTTGCCGTCGATATAGATTCCTCCCCCTATACCTGTCCCTAGGGCCACTGTCACACTTATTTTACATCCTTTAGCAGCACCGTATACTGCCTCTCCCAGGGCTATGACATTGACGTCATTAGCTACCTTTGTCTTTTTCCTTGTTGTTTTCTCCATCATATCAGCTATATCCATGTTATTGTCCCATGGAAAATTGGCAAAAGACGACACCACACTGTTATCTACAACAGGCCCCGGTATTCCAAGACCTATCCCTTGAAGGTCAGCCTCATCTATCTTCTTTTCTTTAAGCATCTCTTTTATAGCAGACCATATTCTTTCTAGAGTCTGCCATGGACCATTTGATGAAAGGGTTTTTATAGATGTGGATTTTATGATCTCACCATTTTCGTCTAATACACCTATTTTTGTGTTTGTTCCTCCTAGGTCTACTCCTGCCAGATACATACGATACCCCCTATACTCCATATATGTTTGTGTATTTCTCTTTTAGATAATCTACAAAATATTTTGCATTGAGTCCTTCCCCTGTTATATCTCTGATTAATTCCTCCGGCTTTTTAAGCTTTCCAAATTTGTGTATCTTTTGGTTTAGCCATTCTTTTATTTTATGAAGCTCTTGGTTTTTAAGAGCCTCCTCTACATCTATATCTTTTTTCATGGCAGCATGTATCTGCGAGGCATAAACATTCCCTAGGGCATAAGAGGGAAAATATCCCATGAGTCCAGCAGACCAGTGTACATCCTGTAAAACTCCCTCCCTGTCATTAGAAGGTTCTATGCCTAGGTACTCTTTCATCTTTTCATTCCATACACTAGGAAGTTCTTTTACCTCTATATCTCCTCCTATGAGTGCCTTCTCTATTTCGTATCTCACCATTATATGAAGAGAATATGTGAGCTCGTCTGCCTCTACTCTTATGAGGCTGGCTTCACTCTTATTTATCCCCCTGTAAAACCCATCTATATCCACATCTTTTAGAGCCTCAAATCTACTCTGCAGTTCTCCATAAATAGGTTCCCAGAAGTCTCTGCTTCTTCCCAAAATATTTTCATAGAACCTAGACTGAGATTCGTGTATTCCCATAGAAGTTCCCTCACCTAGTATCCCCCCTGCTATATCATTCCCTATACCCTGCTCATATATGGCATGTCCCCCTTCATGTATCGTCCCAAATACCGAAGAGCTAAGCATATTCCTAATATATCTGGTAGTTATCCTCACATCATTTTTGTCATAATTTAGTGTAAAAGGGTGGGCACTTTCTGAAATTTTCCCCCTTTCAAAGTCAAAACCTATATACTTGGCTATAAATTTAGAAAACTCCATCTGTTTATCTTCAGGATAGTCCATTTTCAGAAAAGACCCATCTATAGATTTTCCTTTTTCTTTTATTTCCTTTATAAAGGGAACCAGCTCTTTTCTCAGGTATCCAAAAAACTCGTCTAGTTTTTCAACAGTCATTCCAGGTTCATAGTCGTCTAGGATCGTATTGTAAGGATGTCCTTCATAACCCCTATACTTTATAAATCTCCTCTGATAATCCACTATCTTCTCAAGGGAATCTGAGAATAGACTGAAATCATTTTTCTCCCTTGCTTCTGCCCATACTCCTTGTGCTTTTGCAGTAAGTTCATTATACTCCCTATACTCAATTACAGGTATTTTCATCAGCTTCTCTATCTCTTTTGCCACCTCTTCTAAGGTTTTCCCCTCTATCTCTGTAAGCTCTTCCTTTTTTTTATCGAGCTCCTCTATTAGAAGAACCATCTCGTCAGATGTCACCACTCCGTAGCTTTTTGAGCTCAGATACCCCACTACATCTGAAAGCAGCTCCTGTCCTTTCTTGGGAGCCTGGGTCTCTAAATCCCAGTGAAGCGCTGATATCGCCACATCTATCAGTTTTTTCTCTCTTATTATTTCATTGAATCTTTCGATACTTTTTTTCATTGAAAATCCTCCAATATTAAAATTCTAGCTGATTAGATTATAACTGCCCTTCTAATAAGTTTCAAATTAAAAAGTCAATTATTGAAAAATATCTTCTGTTATGTTAATATTGTATTTATTCAGACACACTATAATCTCATGGTAGACTCATGAGGTGGATACTAATTTTTCAGATGGTGGTATATATGCTTTCTTATCATAAAAACAACAAAAATTGGATACACTGGTGGTTTTAATCTGGAAGGATTGTCTTTACTAAAGATGCAATCCTATTTTCAGTTGTAATTAAGATCATGGGCTTGTATCTTGGGATATAGAATTTCTTACCCGTAGATCTAGTCTGCGGGTTTTTTTATTGAAATTTATACATCGGATATATAACTAAGGGGGAAATTGTATGAAAAGAAGTTTATCAGGCATACAGCCTAGCGGAGTGCTTCATTTAGGAAACTATTTCGGAGCAATAAAGCAATTTATAGACAATCAGGGTAAAACAGATGGTTTTTACTTTATAGTAGATTATCACGCATTAACATCTCTATCAGATGCAGAGGCTTTGAGAAAAAACACCTATGATGTGGTACTAGATTTTTTAGCTCTTGGACTCGACCCAGAGAAATCAACTATTTATATTCAGTCGGATATTCCTGAATGCACCGAGCTTGCGTGGATTCTATCAAATGTCACTCCTATGGGACTACTAGAAAGAGCTCATTCGTATAAAGATAAACTGGCAAAAGGGATTGCTGCCAATGTCGGGCTTTTTACTTACCCTGTATTAATGGCTGCAGATATTTTACTTTATGATGCACATATTGTACCTGTTGGTAAGGATCAAAAACAACACTTGGAGATAACAAGAGATATAGCGACTAAATTTAATCTTCAATATGGTGAAACTTTCGTTGTTCCTGATCCCCAAATCATTGAAAATCTGGCAACTGTTCCTGGAACAGACGGGCAGAAGATGAGTAAGTCCTACGGAAATACCATAGAGATGTTTGCATCTAAAAAAGAACTAAAAAAACAGGTTATGAGTATAGTCACCGATTCAACTCCCCTAGAAGATCCAAAAGATCCCGACAACAACATAACCCAGCTC
Encoded proteins:
- a CDS encoding UDP-N-acetylmuramoyl-L-alanyl-D-glutamate--2,6-diaminopimelate ligase; protein product: MVEILDGIDYKILKKFETGPFSGMEYDSRKIKKGDIFVALEGAAFDGHKFIDMAVEKGASAVIGSKEVELNHDITYIVVKDLRQKLGVIASNFYKWPQKQLEIVGITGTNGKTTTTYLLEQILGEDKVSRIGTVEYKVGNEIIPAPNTTPESLDLIKICRKSVDRGIKYLIMEVSSHALEMGRVEMIDFDVAAFTNLTPEHLDYHRDMEDYFSAKRKLFSKTKRSENTVFNTDDSYGKKLFYEFGGISCGIESGDLRASMMSHTLKTQKIKLSFDNFQKEISIKLQGKFNVYNLLTAVGVAIRLGLPLEEITDKLEKLESAPGRFECIEMGQDFMVVVDYAHTADALENILVALNEIKIKKIITVFGCGGDRDPSKRKPMAETAEKLSDIIIVTSDNPRTEDPNKILKEVSEGLSSFKHSFLEIDREKAIEKAVGMARKDDIVLIAGKGHEDYQIIGKEKIHFDDKEIALKYIKNKVKI
- a CDS encoding ROK family protein produces the protein MYLAGVDLGGTNTKIGVLDENGEIIKSTSIKTLSSNGPWQTLERIWSAIKEMLKEKKIDEADLQGIGLGIPGPVVDNSVVSSFANFPWDNNMDIADMMEKTTRKKTKVANDVNVIALGEAVYGAAKGCKISVTVALGTGIGGGIYIDGKVLSGATGSGGEVGHMKLVKDGKLCGCGQKGCFEAYASATGLVREALSRLYINKNNLLYKSIGGDLEVLEAKHIFDAALEGDSFSIDLVEYEAEHLAMGLGNIISIINPEMVVLGGGVAMAGDFLLDKVREKLPKYAYSEAVKNVIIKTGELGNDAGIKGAAALLLEK
- a CDS encoding carboxypeptidase M32 codes for the protein MKKSIERFNEIIREKKLIDVAISALHWDLETQAPKKGQELLSDVVGYLSSKSYGVVTSDEMVLLIEELDKKKEELTEIEGKTLEEVAKEIEKLMKIPVIEYREYNELTAKAQGVWAEAREKNDFSLFSDSLEKIVDYQRRFIKYRGYEGHPYNTILDDYEPGMTVEKLDEFFGYLRKELVPFIKEIKEKGKSIDGSFLKMDYPEDKQMEFSKFIAKYIGFDFERGKISESAHPFTLNYDKNDVRITTRYIRNMLSSSVFGTIHEGGHAIYEQGIGNDIAGGILGEGTSMGIHESQSRFYENILGRSRDFWEPIYGELQSRFEALKDVDIDGFYRGINKSEASLIRVEADELTYSLHIMVRYEIEKALIGGDIEVKELPSVWNEKMKEYLGIEPSNDREGVLQDVHWSAGLMGYFPSYALGNVYASQIHAAMKKDIDVEEALKNQELHKIKEWLNQKIHKFGKLKKPEELIRDITGEGLNAKYFVDYLKEKYTNIYGV
- the trpS gene encoding tryptophan--tRNA ligase, whose translation is MKRSLSGIQPSGVLHLGNYFGAIKQFIDNQGKTDGFYFIVDYHALTSLSDAEALRKNTYDVVLDFLALGLDPEKSTIYIQSDIPECTELAWILSNVTPMGLLERAHSYKDKLAKGIAANVGLFTYPVLMAADILLYDAHIVPVGKDQKQHLEITRDIATKFNLQYGETFVVPDPQIIENLATVPGTDGQKMSKSYGNTIEMFASKKELKKQVMSIVTDSTPLEDPKDPDNNITQLYKLFASKEKVEEMKQKFTAGGYGYGHAKKELLEAILEYFGEARAKREELAKNPEYVETILKKGREKARSIARAKVDLVKKTVGLSGNNYR